A region of the Hemitrygon akajei chromosome 11, sHemAka1.3, whole genome shotgun sequence genome:
CCAGTTTCCTGAAGCTTTCCATCAGTGTGTTTGGAATGTCAGCAGTTAGACAGCCAAACAGCAACAAAATCACTCCAGCAACTGTGAACACCATTACAGGAGAATGCTGGATGCCACAGTGATTAATGGACATTGCTCCTGACAGAAATGCACACAAGAATTATCAGTCAATGGGTGAAGAACACTCACTTCCAGAGGTTCTCAGAAATGGTTCTCCCACAGATATATCTTGAATAGAGAGAGTCACCCCGGCTTAGATATTTGAATGTTAATGCtgatatgagttaaagaagcctgaagtcccacaccatcaggttcaataactgttacttcccttcaaccatttctGACCACTTTGATCATATTGAAGTAAAATGAACCTTTTTTTTGTTATAATTGTgtttgtgatgctgctgcaagtatgtTTTGCATTGCTTGTGCATAAGACAATAAATTTATCTTTGACTTTGACCTCACAAAGAACTGATGCAGGGAAGGTGGCAAATCCATAAACTCATAACTAATGCTTGTCAGGCAGAATTTGAGGAGAAGTAAATACTGTGTAAAAGAAATTGCAACTGAAAAAATGTtgctttgttcttttttttaaaaaaacaactgagTCTGCTTTTTCTTTCATATCTTTATTTGTATACAGCTCAGCAAGAAAGTAAATGCACCGTCAACAGGAAGTTTGTAGCCTTTGTTTAATAAACAGCTCGGTATAACAAATATCCAATCACAGATATACTGAAGAACTTGCACTTCTCTCAGGTGCTCATGCAAATGTTAAACAAAATTAACCAAAAGTTTATTTTAAACCCCTTCTCAAAAAAATGAGGTCAAAAGCAGTGAAAACTTGACAGTTGCTAATGCTTGTTAGAAAGTTTTGGTTCTCCTAGAGTTAGTTATTTTTGTTTTATGTTCTTTCAACCATACACACAGGAAGACTTCAGCAGTCATTTCCTAATGGTTCATGAAAGTCTTACACAAAAGTTCATACAAAGAGAAAAAACCTGGAGATGGAGCTTAACCATAGCTTTTGTTTGTGACTGAAAACCATCAAGCTAGAAATCTGACAGAGAAAATACAGCAGCCTTATGTAAAATCTCCGCTTAGTAAGTGGCCAGTTAATCAAAATAATCAGATGTCTGGttttcttttccttcacaaaGCTTTGGCTGGGAGCGGCTGCTGGTTCCCAGGCGGTAACGAATATCGGTTGCAATCACCAGAATGTTCTGAAACAGTATCAAGATTACATTGTCACAAACCTGATATTCACCAGCACACGCTTTGAAGCACAGCAGCACAGTTTCAATCTACAATCAGTTTTGTGACATGCCACAATTATTTATACCTCACCATACGTAACCACAAGGCCATTCATCCCACGGCGGTTGGAACATCCCATGAAAGATTTACAATTGAATTACTTCATTTGCTCTTTCCCTATAGTTGTTAGATTACACAGCTACATCCTGTTCTCTTTTGGAATTCACTGCAGGATCAATTTCTACCACCTTTCCAGGAATGCAATGCAGATCATAAGTCACCACATAGTCTCCCTGAATCTTTGTTAATTACCCTTTGCTCTGGCTCCTGCTCATCCTTATGTTGGAAGCAATTTCTCCCACGAAACTTAACTCAAGAAGCATAGAACAttcaacaggccattcagcctattgggTTGTGCCATTCCTGATGCTAATTTATACTTAATGTCCTCTTCCTGCGTGTCACCCATGTTTCTCCATTCCCTTCAAATTCATGTGTCCATCTAAAATGCTAGTAAACTccaccaattatcagcttccACTACTACCCCGAAAAGGCACCTGTCTCTTCTGCATAAAGAAGTGCCTTTCATGAggcctttaaactttccccatctAAACTTAAAACCATCTCCTCtgctatttgacatttctacccggGGGAAAAGACTCTGCCTGTCTAATCTAtatatgtctctcataattttgaaaACTTCTATCAGTTCTCCTCTCAGTCTCAAACTCTGGGGAAAACAATCAATGCTCATCTAAACTTTCTTATAGCTAACACCTTCTAATGCAGACAACATTCTGGTGAACTCATCTGCATCCTTTCTACCGTTTCCACATCCTTTATATAATGGggcaaacagaactgaacacaatgctccaagtgagtaTTGAGTAAACTTTTACACAGTTACAGCATGTCTTCTTTACTCTTACATTTGAAGACTTCCAGCCAATCGCCCATTTGCCTTCTCCGCTCTAACAATGCCAGTTTCACCAGCCTCCTCACTGCAGCACCTCAGCCCCGGAACCATTGAGGCAGATCTCAGCATCTCCCAGAAAATCAAGTATCAGGAActatcacaatactccaactagAGTCCAGCAGGAACAGGGTAAATGTTTGATTTTGCAATGACAATTTATTCCTGTATGCTGTGCTTTAGTATTAAAAAGAAAGATGATTTTTGATATACAGTATTTATCAATATTCTAATCAAATTCATTGAACAGGTTGCACCTTGTTGCTACTTTTGTATGCTCTGCCAATTCTTACACTGGGTTTAACTTGAAACCACAGTTAAAGTTCACTTTCCCAACAATGTTGGACTTTCTCTAACTCTAGAGAAAAGTCAACGGCACAAAACATTTAATTGTGAAGTTATTTTAAAGACATTGTGAACTGCTCACAGTCACTTTACCACCTGTCTGAACATGATGTTGAACCTCTGCACGGTGATGTTAGTATTCACAGAAAGGACAAGGAGGAGGAATAGATTCCCCTTATCCGAGTCCTCAAGGGAAATTGTTCCCTCGTGACTCTTCTTGTGACGTAACTTCATTTAAATGTCATCCATACCATTAAGTGGATTTCACATCATGCCATCACTCACCTGGTTCACCGTTAGCACTGGGTTTACAAAGTCAATGTGTTTCACAGTTGGAAGTGGAACTCCACCGACTAGTTTATCTGCAAGGAAAAGTAGGAGAGTTCTTGGTGTCATTTGCCAAACAAAAGAGTAGGCTATTCAGACCCTCATCCTGATACAGCCACTGTAGAAGAGGGCTGATGTTTTATGTCAGCACCACTCTCCTATGCAAAGCCCATCCCCAAGTATCCTTAATGAATATATATAGTGAGTGAGTCTCCACAACACTCGTGTAGAGAAGCCCCTCAAGGGGAAGAAGTTTCTTATCATTGTTGTTATTTCAAGACTGTGAacacccacctccccaccccctcgCCCAACCCGGATCTGGATCATCCCTACTTCTCTACCCTGTAAGAACTTCAGACATTTCATTAagatcatctcatgttctttcaAATTCTAGAGAGTACAGACCCACcctgctcaatctctcctcataggacaATCCCAATCCCCCAGGAATTAATCCGGTAAACCTTTGTTACACAGCCTCTTTTGCATGTATAGCGTTCCTTATGCAGAGAGATCAGGACTCTACGCAACTATCCCAGGCGAGCTCTCTCACCAGCACCATACAGAATTACCATGAGAATTCTACACTCTTGTCCCATATCCACCTTAAAGGCCAGCATATCACTTTACTACTTAATTGACCCTGCAGCTGCACTTCAGCCTTCAGCAGTTGGTGTATGAGCACCCAAGGTTTCTCTGAACCCCAATATCTTTCAGTGTCTCTGCCTTTAATAAATACTCTGCTTTCTAAGTTTCCAACATAATtattccattttaattatttccactactcaccaccaatccaccCACAGTTCTGTGTCTCACCAATAGACCCACAATTCTCTTTACATGCCAGATGACTCTATGACTAATTTTTtctaacttttttaaaaactctatTTGGTGAAGAATGGAGCTACTTTGAAGGTCATGTTAAGTTAACCTGTTTATCAGAAAACTGACAGGATCATGGTCAATGGTGGCTATTCCTGTCACTGCTCCCTTTTGATGTCAATGGACTTAGCAAGAATCAGAACCGTTGTTGCATCTGATCCCACTTGAACTAAAATCATGCCAGTCAGTCAGTAAAATCTTGCATTGGCATATCAAAGTCTCAGAATAAGAACATGATTTCCTGCAGAAATAATGGGCAAAGCTTATTTTCCTGGATTAGAATTAATGATATAAATGCTCTGAGGAAATTTGTAGCACTGCCTACTCGACTCCcgcagtcatacagcatggagacaggtcTTTTCATGCCCAAGACGTGTGTTCAAGCTAATGCCATTTTGCATCACTGGGCCGATTATCCTCAAAGATCAACTACCTGTCCACACCTTTCTTAAATGTATCTCatcaaccacttcctccggcaacTGAATCCATATATCAACCAACAGCTCTGCCCTCAGATTCTTATTAAACCTTTCATCTctaaccttaaaactatgtcttcTAGTTTTTGATTTCCCAACCATACAAATGAAGGTGGCTCACTCTACCTATCTCCCTCAAAGTTTCTATCCCACTCTTCGATGTTGGATATTCCAAAGGGTATCTGTCATGGACTTACCGTTGACTTTTGGTAACACCACTGCTCTTATTACAATCTTGATTAACAGTTGCAGGCCAGTCACCTTCAACAAGACAAAGTAAGAGTAAAGGAGTGAAGGAAGTTTAAGTGTGCCGGAATAACGTAAAGTTGATAGAAGGGAGCTTTTTACAGCATTGCTGAGGGACAGCTGGAGCCGACAACCTGAAGACTCAGACATCCCAGCAGATCTTCACTGTTGTACTTCTCGTGGGCTCCAGAGCTGGAACGTCAGTGGACAGGGGAATttgggcagtggacctgagtCAGCTTACAACTGACTATATTTATTTCAGTGCAGAGGAATGGCTCATTGGGCAACAGGCCAGTTTTAGCCAATTGAGAGTCAGAGTCAGGACAGTGGATGGAATGGTCTACcatgaggaggtggaagagcttgaggtCTGGTGCCAGGGAGATAATTTCTTCCTCAATATCAGCTAGACGAAGTACAGGGAAACCTGCACATCTGCAGcacagcagtttcaaactcctgagagTGCACACCTCACATAATCTCTCATGGTTCCAGAACACGTCCTCCACTGAAAAGAAAGCTCTCCACTttcagaggaggctgaagagagctggactgtgcacatctaCACTAACAACCTTCTACAGATgggcagtggagagcatcctaacctgCTGTGTCACTGTGAGGTGTGGAAACTGCAGTGCTCTACAACAGGTAATTAAAACTGCCCAGGTAtgactggcaccagcctacccaacATCAGGGATGTATATACAAAAAGGTGCAATGTTATTCTTGCTGTCAGTGAAGGAAGGGATGTATCTGCCCCAAATATTGTGATGAGACATTCTGATTAGGCCCAGAACTGCTCTTTCCTCTTAGTACATGTTGCATTGTGGGGTACTGAGGTTGTGGGGTACCATGGATTCTGCTGACTAAGCTGCCGAATCATTACACTGAGTAAGTTGTAGTAACATGTTGCCTGTCTAAAGGTATTACTTCGATGAAAATTCAATTTGTATTGAAGAATTAAACTCATGTCAAACAAACAATATCTAAAATGTGAAAAGAGATTCTTACCGGAACAGGGCCCACTCTAGAATGTCCAAGAGACAATTTCAGGCTATACAAAAGCAAAGCAGAAGAGCAGAACATGATTATATCACAAAGGAAGTTGTCAGCAACTCTGGTTTTAACAATGCTGATGCAGTCTGACTTTAAACTCTTTCAGTTGCTGAAGGCACATATAACAAATAAACTGGAAATTTTGACCTGCACTGAATTGTTTGATTGGAAAGGATGTGATAAAGAtcacaggtatgttccagtcaaAACATTTGATCATGTTATCTATTCCAACTTTATTTAAATATGACTTTTCAAGCAAGGCTCAATCTGGTACTTCAGATGGATATTAAAGTTTTTTGGCACTTGGCAAATGAAGAGCAGTTAGCTCTTCTAGGATGTATCTGACCAATGTTTATCCTTTAATGACAAGGAACTTCAAGCATTGCTAAAATAGATTGAGTGGTAATTACTTCACTCTGCATGAACTGACGCCATGTTCCGTTACTGAACTGAGGGCATGAACAGCCTTTCGAATACAagttagttaaaaaaaaaatggtggTAATTATTTTGTCCTGCACAAACCAAAACAATGCTCCCTACGCTAATGTCTGAGGGCACGAACGGTATTTCAAGTGCAAGTTTGCTTCTCCTTACTGATTCAGTATTACAGATCCAATCAGTTTCATCCCTGAGATACCGACCTTCGCGGAGACACTTGCATCCTGCAAAAGTCCAAAACCACAAAGAAAAATTCCAATGACAAACAGCTTTATCAAAACGTGAGATGCTttacagaggggaaaaaaaaaatcttagTACTTACAATGTTCAGGACAAAAAGTGATACAAGCGATGAGTTTGGGAGGATCACTAATACATCAAGGGCACCACATGCCTGAATGGTGATGCTGTTATTTGCAGCCCTCAGAACTGGTGGCTTAGTAGCTTTGAGGTTCATTATCATGTTCATGTTAGGATAGAGCTTTTGCAGCTGTGTGGAAAGATAAGCTATTAATATTTGTCTGCATGATTAACTTTCTTCTGCGTAGAATATGCCCGATCTTTAAGcataccagcattttatgtttttttaaaaatatatttcaggtttccagaatCTGTAGTGGTAATGCTCATCCTTCTCACCGTGCCGTAAGGTGCAAAGAATCAATGATCCGGTGAGCTGGCTTGGCAGAAGCCCCTGTTGATATCAGACAAGGGCACGCAAACTCATGAAACACTTACCCGAGGCATGATTAAACCGAAGGACTTTGTGTTTAATCTGAATGGTGACTCTTTCGGGACCTGGGGAAAACAGAAAACAATTAGCAAACTTTGCTTTGttttagatagaaacatagaaaacctacagcacaatatagacccttcagcccacaaagctgtaccgaacatgtccttacctgagaaattacctagggttacccatagctctctatttttctgagctccatgtacctgtccaggagtctcttaaaagaccctatcgtatcctcctccaccatagttgcctgcagcccattctacacactcatcactctctatgtaaaaaacttacccctgacatctcctctgtacttgcttccaagcaccttaaaactgtgccctctcatgctagccatttcagccctgggaaaaagcctctgactatccacacggtcaatgcctctcataatcttatacacctctatcaggtcacctctcatcctccattgctgcaaggagaaaaggctaagttcactcaacctattctcataaggcatgctccccaatccaggcaacatccttgtaaatctcctctgcacgttttcaatggtttccacatccctcctgtagtgaggcgaccagaactgagcacagtacagtGTGATTATGTAATCACACAGTCTTCAGTTCTGAGGAGGGATTTGGAAACAACTGCAGACTGCATTAGGAGAGGGACAATTACCAGGTGGAAAGCTGCAGTGACCAAGTTTTTGGCACTGAATCTTGTTTGGTGGCTCAGAAGTGAATGGGGGCTAGTAGGAGAGAAATGGTGATAGGGCAGTTCAGGGACCAGACAGGAGGttgtgtggatgtgaaagagacttccagatgatatgttgccttCCAAATGCCAGGGGTCAGGGATACCTCTGATTAAGTACACCTCAGTCTTAAGGGGGAGTATAAGCAGCTGGAAGTTGTCGTACATAATGGTTCCAACAACATGGCTAGGATGAGGCCCTGCAAAGTGAAgctagggagttgggtaggaagctgaaaagcaggatctcaagggtagtaatctctggattgctgcctgtgccatgtgccagtgagggcaagaatggGATGACTTGGCAGTTGAAcgtgtggctgaagaactggtgaAGTGGGAATCATTTCAccatttgtggatcattgggaagACATGACCAGTAAAAAAGGGatgagttacacctgaactcaaggaggaccaatatccttgagaGCAGGTTTGTTCGGGCTGTTAGGGAGAGGTTAAACTAGtttgacggggtggggggggggggggggttggtggagcaATTGGTGTTAGGATACATGAAGCATGCAGTGAGAATGTAAGGAAGGATAGGCCAttgataggacataattgcagtTGGTTGGAAGAGTTGAAATGTGCCATTTTTACTGAAGAATTATCAGGGACAAGGGTGATAACTTAGACCATGGGtcaatacatggaattatgacattgtagccattatgGAAACCTAGTTGTCATAAGGGCAGGAATGATTACTGGATATTTCGGGCTTCGAtatttcaaaagggacagggagggattTAAAGGAGGTGggagagtggcattgctaatcacagctgcagaaatggAGGACATTGTAGAGGGGTTGTCTGCTGAGACAGTGTAGGGGTGGAAAGTCACACTATTGGAAGTATTCTATAGACCTATTCCCCCGTCCTCACCCACCCCAATAGCAAGCGATGCTGAGGAGCAGATCAGGAGGTAGATTTGGAAAAGGTGCAGAAATAACAGTTATTGTCATTGGTGAcatcaactttcctaatattgactgacaCCTTGTTAGTGCAAAAGGTTTGGATGGGGCAACATTGCTTCAATGTACCTCAGAAGGATCACCAATGCACTATGTAGAGGTAGACATCAAATGACTATAGAGAGGCCATACTAGTACAAGGCAAAGAACCAGTCAGGTGACAAATTTCTCAGTGGGTGGGCACTTTGGAGACAAAGGCAAATTTTGGAGAGAATGAATCTTCAAAAGAGCTATCCAGTCCAAATTTGGAGTAATTGTGACCACAAGGCAGGTAATGCTTTAGTTCTGCATCTCTTCACTGCGTGGCAGCATTTGTTTCCAGTGACACCCACTCCTGCCTGTGAGAAAGATAACCTTGTACTTGCTGACCAATACATCAGGTGGTGAAAGACAGTCTCTACTCACCATATGATCTGTAATCTTCATTTGCAAAGCTCCAGCTTTCTGAAACACAAATCCTGCTGAATTAGCCAGGAAATCGGATATTCCCAAGTACAGCATGTGATTGCTTTGACTGGGGAGGCTGACTGGAGGTGGCTGGAAGGGAGGTTCTTTGTGATGTCCCACTCTGTAAACTTCACCCTATAAAAAGAATTAGATATCAAATGCCAGGTACAGGAGAATGCAGGCCCATAAAATGCTATTTAACCAATGCTTGTCCATTCCTGGTTTTCCCCACTAtccatgacatgccctcttctcacagctaccttagggaggaggtacagaagcctgaagtcccacaccaccaggtcccaCAACTATTTCCTTCAACCATCTGGCTTCTGAAcctcaaacaaaagaaaatctgtagatgctggaaatccaagcaacacacacaaaatgctggaggaactcagcaggccaggcagcatctatgggaaaaagtacagttgacactttgggctgagatccttcggcaggactggaggaaagaaAACCCctaggagtagatttaaaaggtgggggaggggaaagagaaacacaaggtgataggtgaaactgggaggggagggatgaagcaaagagctgggaagttgattggtgaaagggttACAGGGCTGCAGAagtgggagtctgataggagaggacagaaagccatggaagaaagaaaagggtggaggaataccagagggaggcgatgggtaggcaaggagataaggtgggagagggaaaaaggaatggggaatggtgaagtgggggttgcattaccggaagttcgagaagtcgatgttcatgccatcaggttggaggttacccagtgggaatataaggtgttgctcctccaacctgagtgtggcctcatcgcgacagtggaggaggccacggactgacatgttgaaatgggaatgggaagtggaattaaaatgggtgggcaCTGAAAGATTCCACTGTTTCTGGTGgtcagagcgtaggtgctcggtgaaacggtctcccaatctaaatcggagtctcaccgatatacagaagGCCGCACCGGAAGCATTGGATACAgtactcacaggtgaaatgtcgcctcacctgaaaggactgtttggggccctggatggtggtgagggagtaggtgtaggggcaggtgtagcacttgttctgcttgcagggataagtgccaggagggagatcggtggggagggacaaatggacaagggagtcacatagggagagatcgctgtagaaagcagaaagtgggggtagggaaagatgttcttggtggtggaatcccaatGGAGGTGGTGGGAGTTccaaagaattatgtgctggacgtggaggctggtgaaGTGGTAGGTGAAAAATAATTAATTGCCACTCCATTTAACCTGTCTtacatctccctctctctttcccgtTGTCAATGCATACCTTAAAATCCAGGTCCATGGCATTGGATGTGAATTTAATTTGATTAACCAGAGAATAGTCAACCTCAGCGAAGTTATTAAGGCGGAAAGATACTGAGAACATAAAGGGAAAAGAGCATTAAACTTCAGATTGTACTGCATTAAACATTATTATCCTAAGCATGGTCACATTACACCATTGAACATCTTGCTTATTCATTACTGAACTACGGAGTCCTGTATCTCTCAGCAGCTTGATCAAAGCCAACAGGTTTATAGAGCTATGGAGAGccaaatggagacacaagagactgctgatTCTGGAATCTGGAACTCCACACAACGCGCTGACGGAACTCAATGGGTCGGCAGAGTcaagaagaagggtcttgacacTAAACATCTTCCTTCCAGCAGCCCAATTGAATCAGGAGCACGAGAGGAGGCAACTCTCGTGATTTAACCCCTCAAGGTTTAAAAAGGCTGTTTCTGGCGGTCCAATCAAATAGCAATTCattaacaagataaaataaaaataaggcaggaaCAAGTGCGGCAGCCATTGTGTAAATCAACTAGTGTcagatggtgggggtgggaggcTTTGACTCATCCAGCTTGTGCAAGGTACGTATCTGATAA
Encoded here:
- the LOC140735901 gene encoding bactericidal permeability-increasing protein-like isoform X1, coding for MSKDNPNNMEKLSAHPVEMLPRLWVVTIALLFFASCILCTNPGLKTRVTQKALNYAQSIGMAVLQQKMRKVKIPDVSGKKRVKFIGRIRFSFTGFQITQFGLPQSSVKFVAGKGIQLSVANGYIKVRGNFRVKKRHFFRTSGSFEVTASRLSISQTIGLTRDNTGRPAIHSIACSANVGTVHVKFIKKKRWLYNLFRKFIEKPIKRALNKEICPQVSSAIKDLENDLKSMKISFRLNNFAEVDYSLVNQIKFTSNAMDLDFKGEVYRVGHHKEPPFQPPPVSLPSQSNHMLYLGISDFLANSAGFVFQKAGALQMKITDHMVPKESPFRLNTKSFGLIMPRLQKLYPNMNMIMNLKATKPPVLRAANNSITIQACGALDVLVILPNSSLVSLFVLNIDASVSAKVGISGMKLIGSVILNHLKLSLGHSRVGPVPVTGLQLLIKIVIRAVVLPKVNDKLVGGVPLPTVKHIDFVNPVLTVNQNILVIATDIRYRLGTSSRSQPKLCEGKENQTSDYFD
- the LOC140735901 gene encoding bactericidal permeability-increasing protein-like isoform X2 gives rise to the protein MLPRLWVVTIALLFFASCILCTNPGLKTRVTQKALNYAQSIGMAVLQQKMRKVKIPDVSGKKRVKFIGRIRFSFTGFQITQFGLPQSSVKFVAGKGIQLSVANGYIKVRGNFRVKKRHFFRTSGSFEVTASRLSISQTIGLTRDNTGRPAIHSIACSANVGTVHVKFIKKKRWLYNLFRKFIEKPIKRALNKEICPQVSSAIKDLENDLKSMKISFRLNNFAEVDYSLVNQIKFTSNAMDLDFKGEVYRVGHHKEPPFQPPPVSLPSQSNHMLYLGISDFLANSAGFVFQKAGALQMKITDHMVPKESPFRLNTKSFGLIMPRLQKLYPNMNMIMNLKATKPPVLRAANNSITIQACGALDVLVILPNSSLVSLFVLNIDASVSAKVGISGMKLIGSVILNHLKLSLGHSRVGPVPVTGLQLLIKIVIRAVVLPKVNDKLVGGVPLPTVKHIDFVNPVLTVNQNILVIATDIRYRLGTSSRSQPKLCEGKENQTSDYFD